The following nucleotide sequence is from Coffea eugenioides isolate CCC68of chromosome 3, Ceug_1.0, whole genome shotgun sequence.
TGGTAAAATGTGAGAGATTGTAAAAAAGAGGTTCTGAATTCAAGATTTCTACTTATTAGTAAAAAATAAACCTtgtaaaacccttttttttttattgtgtgTTGGGTTGATACACATCAACAGCctcgtaaaaccctattttttaACCTTACATTTAAATGTGATTTTGGATCTGTCGAAGGCGAAAGCAAGCAAACAAGCCGATTACGTAGATTGGACCAAGTGCAATGAAATGTACACATGCATTGATATTGCAAGATTTTGCGCAATCACATTTAGGTAACATGAATGCCAACTCTTGTACTCTGGTGAAAACCACACATTCAAGAATCCCAGCATTAAGCTTTTAGTGTTACTTATGTGAACCAATGCCTAGATTTATACATAATGGGATTAGGCACATTGCAAGTAACCAATTCCAATTACAAACAGGATCATTTCCTTCAATTATACTGGCTTTAGATAGCTTTTGAAACTATTAAACATGATGTTCAAGCTTCAGCACCTTCTCAAGTGCTCGAAGTTTTCTCTTTGTCGCCAAATTTAGCAAATAAATGAGTTAAGAAAGTGGTTTTAGAAATAGGGCAGTGCCGTCCCAttattgattttctttttctctatttttaaACAGAAAAGGATGAACATGAAAAGAATTGTGACTTCAATATGCTCAATTTTTTCAGAACTTAATTCCATCGAGCCTCAACCCGTGGACAAATTCTCTCTTTCCCGATCTGCTTTAGAAGGAATTTATACTAGGGGTGCAACTCAATCGAGAAGTTTGACTCGAGCTCACGAGTAACTTAGTCAACTACTTGATTTGAATTATGAACTCGAGTTACTCAAGTGAGTTTTTGAATCAAACTCGAGTATGTATATCATACACTCGAAAAGCTCGTCAAGCTTTGTCAAATACTTAATATAATATCTAATTAATCTATTATAAATAGTTAAATTACTCGAGCATGTAATATTTACTACCCTAATCATTTGTTGGGTTCAACTATCAAACTCGCCGACTTCTTGAACTCTATTAAGTAGAATTTGAGTCCTCCTAATATTATGTCAAATCGAGCTCGAGTTTCATTCAAGCAACTCGCTTGAGTTTGAGTATTGTTACTAGACATCATACTCAAACTCAACTTGGTATCACCGCTATCCTATActttatatttgaaaaaaaagattattaaaaaaaggaacaagtaaacaaaggaaaaaaaaaagttgcttGAGTGATTATGTAGCCTACACTCCGGGCACATGTGCAAACAAGATCTACGTGATTAATCTATAAAGGCAATTGATACAGCCGGTGGAAGAGACCTATTTTgtatccttttcctttcttttcatctAGTCACATTTAATAACCATCAACTTTATATACTTTTTCTTtctaaattacttttttttaataaccATCGACTTTATATACTTTTTCTTTCTAAATTGcttttttcttctaaatttttCTAACGGGTGTTCAATGGGCACTTGTTAGTATACCTAGATTACACCTAACACATCATATGAATTCAAATATTAACAATTGTTACCCtattttgcatttatatactttctgTAATTAACATTAGTTTTCTAAAAGAGTTCGCCCACAAAAAGCAACACCTAACATATCATATGAATTCAAATGCTAACAATTATTACCCTATTTTGCATTTTATATACTTTTTGTAATTAACATTAGTTTTCCAAAAGAGTCCACCTACAAAAAGAAATTCTAAATCACGATATTTCTAAATGATAGATACAAACATAGGAATCTGTAAAATTAAAGAGGAGGTAGATATATTTCAAAGCGATAGACACAAATATGAGAATTTCTTGGGTTATCCATGGACTCTTTTAAGTGATAGACATAAACATGAAAATtcctaaaaattattttttcaaaagagTTCGTCTAAAAAAAATGATTCTAAATCACGACATTTAGACACAATCATGAGAATCCTTTAGATTATCCATTAATGTGTTTTGTGTGGCTTGTTTCTATCCCTTAAATCGCATTTCGTTTAATATagaattttccttttaaaaatATAGAGACATAAACTCCATCTTATACACCTCACAAGCACTCCAAACAGTGTATTATATAGTATACTACTTTACACAATACCTTTACTCCTGTTGCATGTGACGGTCACATGCCAATTGGAGTGGTTACAACTTGCAATTGCATCTGCCCCAAGCCAGCCAGCAGTCCTCAACTACTTCTCCAACTTGTGACAATACTGAAAACGTGGGTGGACCCGAGCAACATGCAACCCGTGGGCCCCGTCAAAGAGAAAATTCAATTCATGCGTTGATGAATAAATACCAGACAAACAAAAGCATCAAAGCAACAAATTAAAtcataaatctttttttttttaaaaattttcaaactttgcaAAATCACCGCCGCCACGTGCGGTGTCGAGATAGTCAAAGATTATTCAaaacattttattttgaatttccaaaaaaaaatttaatgcgTGACACGTGTTGAGAAGTCATTCGTTAGAATGACGTGTGAATTGGGAGTTTTATTGGGAGATGGGGTTTAGCTATTCGCATCGGTGTGGTCGTCCGACCGTTGCGTAAGCGGCCCGCGCCCTCTTTATCGCGTTGGGGACTCCATCAAATTGACGATAATGGCCTCAACATTTTCTCATATTTGCGGTCATACCCTTTAGTATTATACTACTAGGTAGAGATGTTAGATTATACCATTAGGAAGTGTACCCGGAAAAATTGGTTTTCACTCTTTTGTTGTACTTCTTTGGTACTCCAAAAAAGTGTAGTTGTCGTTCAAGAGTTTGGTGTTCTTTCACTACCCTTTTCACATCtagttttcttttcaattttttttttggtgttcgGTCCCTTGTTGTTTTTTTATGCCCTACCTATATACCAAACCAAAATAAATCATGATGGGTAGGTTTAGAGGTTGATTTGAAGTGAAGTGAAAACATATAAAATCAAGTGGAGGTGCTTAAGGAGAAATAAAATTGAAGGTTGAATACAAAGTACTACACTATCTCCTAATAAAATGAATTTAGGAATTAATTGTGCAAATTATATCGTTCTTGAGGAAGAAAAAACTAATACAAagaattataaatatattttttaataatttttttcatctcacgtacattatatcaaaaaaatgtgttatagtatttttttttcaaaaattagcccaaaaattttttttatccgaACACACTTATTCAGCTGAAAAGTCTTCCCTTTAGCTTGTTCAATATTCTCTATTTTCACTATTTTGTTACAAAATTAGTTGACATTTTATGTATTTTGTAATTGTTGAAATGAATTTGTacttgaaggaaaaaaaaaagaggagaaaaatgAATTGGTACTTGTTCTATGGTTACTTATAGAGTAGGTTTTGAGATGTGTTTGATATCATATAATGCAAGGGAATTGGTTGAaatataacaaaaattaaattgaaACCATTAACCTCTCTAAACAAAATAGGGCGCAAATGAAATGGTCAATGTAAAATTTTCGTAATCTAACAAATCCAAGTTGGACTCAGATTTTGAAACAAAGGATTAataataaataacataaaaaatgCACTTATAATTTACTCACCTTTTTTATAAGAATAATTACATTATTTTTTCATGATAAatgttaaaaagaaaagaacaaataaATATAAACCACCACTTCTCAAGTCCCCCCTATATTCAACAACGTTAAATATCAAGAAAATCCCAAGCCCCAACTTGCTTCCAAAGTACCAAAGCCGTCAACACATTTCCTCGAAGCccataaaataaaacaaaataaaaaggaaaaaaaaaggccaTACCATACTTAGAAAATTAcagcaaaaaaataaagaaaaggaagccCCCAACCCCTCAACAAACCATAGTAAAAACAGAGCCACCCcacctctctctttctctctctcacaaTACAAACCTAACTCAAACCAAACTCCTTTGCCCCCATTTGTGGGTATCATCAGTTTCGTTCCATCTTCTCTCCCTATTCTCTGCAAACCctcaaagaaaaaatagaaaaaatctccagaaattagaaaaagaatggATGCTTTGCACAACCCAGATGTTGCAGGAGCAGCAGCAGGTTGTTTCATGTTGGATGGTGAAGACGACCTTCTCAACTTCTCCTTGGACGACggtgaagaagagaaagaaaataaaaatcctTCCCCTTTTCTAAAAGACCCTtattctttttctccttcaaATACCCTCATTAGCCATCAAGATGATGATCTCAGCCGTTCACCTTCCTTCCCTGTAAGTCTTAATTGATGCCTGTGCTATGCTATGCTTTTGTTAAAGGTTATGTTCTTGGAGCCCAGAAAGTCTTAATTATGCCTGAGTTTGCCATGAACTCGGCCGAGTCTGGGCGGTTTGCATGAACTTGGTGCTGGAAATGCTGTGACTCGGTTTTGCCGCTGAGTTGACTCGGGCGAGTTTGGACTGAGTTGTATTCCGAGTCTGGCGGTTTTGGACGGCttctgtatatatatatatgctctAAAATACACGAGTGAGTTGAAATGCTTTGAGACgttaagggtattttggtaattttgtgaGGTAACGCGTGATGGGGGCTCCTTTGACTGAGAAGAGTCCGAGTTTTTGACTCGGTGGAACTGGAAAATGGGAAACCACGAAATTGGACAAAGGATGGCGGccaagggtattttggtaaTTCTGTTTCTGGACGATTTGCCCTTAGAAACCCTGAGCATGGAATTGGACAAAGGATGGCGGCCAAGGGTATTTTGGGAAAGAAATAGTTTTTACGCGTCTTTATTAGTGAAGCATGGGCTGTCACTTGGGATTTTTCTGAGCTGGACTAATTAAATGAGCATATAACCGGACGAATATTTTCGGTGCCTGTTTTAGTATTAAAAGACAACTTTGCCCCCACGGAATATCCTGTCCCCCTGTCTGAGTGAGGGTTACCTTCTTTGGAATTTTTGACGTTGTCGGTACCCTTTACAGAAATTTGATTTCCCATGATAATCAAAATTCCTTAGTAGTGCTGCAACTAAATAAgtggaaatataaaaaaaaaaatttacataatttCTGTGAAACTGAAAATCGAAAATTGTTCATTTGTTGGAACCTTTTGATGGATGTATTACACTGAGTTGATTCTGTGGGTTGACTAATGAGCTGACTTAACTTAGTCCTTTTGGGTCTGCTCAGTTTCTTGAGGGATGGAGATGTAGTTCTGATTATATATTGTTGTCCCATTTTATTCAGGAGTTTGAGGAAGAACTGGAATGGTTATCGAACAAGGACGCATTCCCGGCAGTGGAGACATGCTTCGACCTTCTATCTGAGACCCCGGATTTTGATGGATTGAACCACCAGAGCCCGGTATCCGTGCTTGAAAACAGCAGTAGTAGCAGCAATAGCAATGGTAGCAATGGCAGCGCGGTAATGAGCTGCTGTGGGAACCTTAAGGTGCCCAGTAGTTTCCCTGTTCGCCCGCGTAGCCAGAGAAGGAGGAGAAAACGAAGATCAGGTTTTGGGGACTTGCCGAGCCAGGAATGGCAGTGGTGGAATCATGTGAATATTAAGAGTAACAGGCAGGAAGTGGCATTACCACCAGTGCCAGTGAAGGCAAATACTAGTGCTACTATTGGGAGGAGATGCCTGCATTGCCAAGCTGATCAGACCCCACAATGGCGCGCAGGCCCAATGGGGCCGAAAACTCTTTGCAATGCCTGTGGGGTGCGGTATAAGTCCGGGCGTCTTGTGCCTGAGTATCGCCCTGCTAGTAGTCCTACATTTTCGGCTGCATTGCATTCGAATTCTCATAGGAAGATAGTTGAGATGAGGAGGCAGAAGCAACCAGGAATGGGAGGAATCATGGCGAACGGGAGTTGTGGATATAGGGTAGGATAGGGATGGAGTAAtg
It contains:
- the LOC113764439 gene encoding GATA transcription factor 1-like, which produces MDALHNPDVAGAAAGCFMLDGEDDLLNFSLDDGEEEKENKNPSPFLKDPYSFSPSNTLISHQDDDLSRSPSFPEFEEELEWLSNKDAFPAVETCFDLLSETPDFDGLNHQSPVSVLENSSSSSNSNGSNGSAVMSCCGNLKVPSSFPVRPRSQRRRRKRRSGFGDLPSQEWQWWNHVNIKSNRQEVALPPVPVKANTSATIGRRCLHCQADQTPQWRAGPMGPKTLCNACGVRYKSGRLVPEYRPASSPTFSAALHSNSHRKIVEMRRQKQPGMGGIMANGSCGYRVG